A single region of the Trichoplusia ni isolate ovarian cell line Hi5 chromosome 24, tn1, whole genome shotgun sequence genome encodes:
- the LOC113505163 gene encoding nephrin-like has translation MQLKKGLHGGTVSTIELKLNITKDLNGAVYTCQAMNEALQRSVHDALSLKVLYAPIFDETTPYTTVGVENEPLIIVLRADGNPGSITYTWTKDGLPITQSSYSTGNDRIISEGSMLNMTRLTRHDAGIYTCEAVNSQGAAVANISVSVHYPAGIKSVSQSEVSSPNTDATLYCTATGNPLTADNIRWEREGYKINPNHVTFEPRNMTSSLVIKQAKREDVGNFQCVVDNGIGSETRKDVMLVVRFKPELDSSPSLMKSASNVGQVGRLTCKCKAAPAPNFTWSKNGAKLPVNTSTKYFAEYHKLDAVTYTSVLLINDVSSSDYGSYECGSRNDLGFSTTSVKLDITSAPDQVISLMVTNITHNTVTLQWVPGFDGGLPSWYRIRYRRIFEESYKYEDVVPRNATTFTIGGLERSTDYVFSVMAINKIGQSKYRPDDTKVTTLTSSEVGELNVVSTEYVETADVSKSVVIYVSITGVVLVLINAALVACFVFKRRSRRLKEQAGQASKSATIEMYAPSSYNDTMTGETLSSVSEKSETYSQDEGVDDRQPPPIPEVPSMPTRHMLSQTTDAFLMDDQGLVIPPPLDYPPPNYAVYDGGDHARTLPHPHRHKDISGHSTLGRSAGKTNYVPAPSPMPPLDGSYYNMASDRYLSYPPLIGEYLQQQQGRTPTPPQQYGGQLPKPHLMNGGLPVGSPSHMASPPHSYAMDDRQSAGGTLRRQRLDKMAAVPPPDVTVLHQGNCAQHLVQTPAPKQPQSILKDPSRHKYGNQYGSPISTSTPQNSSQILTVQNLTSDVPQYGTIKKENKKQNVTIDESFNKRSETHVV, from the exons ATGCAACTGAAGAAAGGTCTGCACGGAGGCACTGTATCCACGATCGAACTGAAACTGAACATCACTAAGGACCTGAATGGCGCCGTCTACACCTGCCAAGCTATGAACGAGGCCTTACAACGGAGTGTCCACGATGCATTGTCTTTGAAAGTCTTGT ATGCACCTATATTCGACGAGACTACCCCCTACACGACAGTGGGGGTAGAAAACGAACCTCTCATCATAGTCTTAAGGGCTGATGGAAACCCTGGCAGCATCACTTACACATGGACTAAAGATGGTCTTCCGATCACACAGTCTTCATATAGTACAGGGA aTGACAGGATCATTTCGGAAGGCAGCATGTTGAACATGACGAGGCTGACGCGGCATGACGCCGGTATTTACACCTGCGAGGCGGTTAATTCTCAGGGTGCTGCCGTCGCGAATATCAGCGTCTCCGTGCAct atCCTGCTGGTATAAAGTCGGTGTCTCAGAGTGAAGTATCCAGCCCCAATACTGATGCTACTTTATACTGTACGGCTACTG GAAACCCACTGACAGCGGACAACATTCGCTGGGAACGTGAAGGATACAAAATCAACCCGAACCACGTGACCTTTGAACCTAGGAACATGACTAGCAGCCTAGTAATAAAACAGGCGAAGAGAGAAGATGTAGGGAACTTTCAGTGTGTGGTAGACAACGGTATAGGCAGTGAGACGAGAAAGGATGTGATGTTGGTAGTGAGGTTTAAGCCGGAGTTGGACAGTTCACCAAGCTTGATGAAGTCAGCGTCGAACGTCGGTCAAGTTGGAAGGTTGACGTGCAA ATGCAAAGCCGCCCCAGCACCAAACTTCACTTGGTCCAAGAACGGTGCCAAGTTACCAGTCAACACATCCACAAAATACTTCGCCGAGTACCACAAACTGGATGCCGTGACCTACACGTCAGTGCTCCTCATTAATGACGTCAGTTCCTCAGACTATGGAAGCTATGAATGTGGTTCCAGAAACGATTTGGGCTTTTCTACTACCTCCGTCAAATTGGATATTACTAGTGCACCTG ATCAAGTAATATCTCTAATGGTGACGAATATAACCCACAACACGGTGACGTTGCAGTGGGTGCCTGGATTCGATGGTGGTCTGCCATCTTGGTATAGAATACGTTATAG GAGAATCTTTGAAGAATCATACAAATATGAAGATGTAGTACCAAGAAACGCGACCACATTTACCATCGGAGGTCTCGAAAGGAGTACCGACTATGTTTTCTCTGTAATGGCtatcaacaaaattggtcaAAGCAAGTATCGGCCTGATGATACTAAAGTTACTACACtga CATCATCAGAAGTAGGCGAACTAAACGTAGTGTCAACTGAATATGTAGAAACAGCTGATGTATCAAAGTCTGTTGTTATTTACGTTTCGATAACTGGCGTTGTATTAGTATTGATAAACGCTGCTTTAGTTGCCTGCTTCGTGTTCAAAAGACGTTCACGACGTCTCAAAG AACAAGCAGGCCAGGCTTCCAAATCAGCCACTATAGAGATGTACGCGCCATCATCATACAATGACACAATGACTGGAGAAACCTTAAGCTCGGTGTCGGAGAAGTCAGAAACCTATTCTCAAGATGAAGGGGTTGATGACCGACAGCCTCCACCGATACCTGAGGTCCCGTCGATGCCGACCAGGCATATGCTGTCGCAG ACAACGGACGCCTTCCTAATGGATGACCAGGGCCTGGTCATCCCTCCCCCGCTGGACTATCCCCCGCCGAACTACGCGGTGTATGATGGAGGCGACCACGCGCGGACACTTCCGCATCCACATCGACATAAGGATATCAGTGGACACAGTACCTTGGGAAGGAGTGCTG GTAAGACTAACTACGTGCCGGCCCCGAGCCCGATGCCGCCGTTGGATGGATCCTATTACAATATGGCCTCCGATAGGTACCTGTCTTATCCACCACTCATCGGAGAATATTTGCAGcag CAACAAGGCCGCACTCCAACTCCCCCTCAGCAGTACGGCGGACAGCTTCCCAAGCCTCATCTGATGAACGGCGGCCTGCCAGTAGGATCACCCTCCCACATGGCGAGCCCACCACACAGCTACGCGATGGATG ACAGACAATCAGCTGGAGGCACTCTAAGGAGGCAGCGGTTGGACAAGATGGCCGCCGTCCCGCCGCCTGACGTCACAGTCCTGCATCAGGGTAATTGTGCACAG CATCTAGTCCAAACGCCAGCGCCAAAGCAGCCACAGTCCATATTGAAAGACCCATCGCGTCACAAATACGGGAACCAGTACGGCAGCCCGATATCCACAAGTACTCCACAAAACTCGAGTCAGATCCTCACAGTGCAAAACCTGACGTCTGACGTCCCACAGTACGGAACCATCAAAAAAGAGAACAAGAAACAAAACGTCACCATCGACGAATCATTCAACAAAAGAAGTGAGACACACGTTGTCTAA